The DNA window CACTGTGCATCTCAGCGCCGATCAGGGTGATGCTCGCGGGGCTGATCAGGGTCACGCGGTCGCCGCGCTCTTCCATGTGGGCGGCGAGTTGCAGCAGGCCGCGCAGGTCGAGCATGCGGTGAAACAGCTCCAGGTGGGCCAGCATGGCTCCGGCTTTTTTCAGGGTGTCCATAGCTGCATTATTCTGCCCTGGGCAGAATTGTCAAGGTCTATTACGAGAGTATGAAGATCCCTCTGCACACAAACGGGGCCCGGAGGCCCCATCTGCACGCGGTGGTTCTCAGTTTTGGACGGTGCTGCGCCCCGCCAGCGTGAGCTTGACCTCCAGCGGCTTGCCGTCGCGCAGCACGCTCAGGGTGATGGTGTCGCCGGGCTTGTAGGCCCGCACGGCAAACTGAAACTCGCTGAAATTCACAATGCGCTTGCCGTTCACGGCGGTCACGATGTCACCCGAGACGCGTTCGGCGTCAGCATTCAGCACCAGGGGCCGCAGGCCGGCCTGCGCAGCCGGGCTGCCAGGGCTCACACTGGTGAAAAAGGCGCCGGGGGTGTCTCCCAGCTTCAGCAGCGGCGCCAGTTCGCGGAAACCCTCTGCGGGCAGGAAGAACAGATTCGAAAAGGGACCACCCAGGAAAATGCCGATGACCGGGGCGTCCAGCTTGGCGCCCGCTTTCAGCTGCGCCAGCCGGGGGTCGGTGGCCGTTACCGGCACCGCGTAGGACTGCGGCTGGCGCGACTGCGGGCGGAGGCTGATGTAGCTCACGATGCCGGTCAGTTCGCCCCGGGCGTTCACCACCGGGCCGCCGCTGTCGCCGGGCACCAGCGGCGCATTCAGTTCCAGGGTGCCGGGCGGAAAGTCCGCGCGCCCCGCATCTGAATCCAGGCCGGTCAGGCGGCCCACCTTGGTCTTCAGGAACGCGCCGTTCCCGTTGCCAATCGCCAGGGCAATGTCGCCCACCGCCGGGCGCGCGGCGGCGAGGCGCAGGTACGGTGTGCCCGCCGGGACTGAGACCCGCAGCAGCGCCAGATCGTCCTGATCGTTGTAGCCCACCACCTGGGCCACGTAGCGCGTGCGGTCTTCGGTCTGCACGCTCAGAACCGTGGCGCCCTGAATCACGTGATAGGCCGTGAGCACCAGACCGTCAGGCGAAATCAGCACGCCTGTGCCCACGCCGTCGCGGCTGGTACACGTGGGGGTAGAGCACTGTTCTACACGCACGGTAGCGGGGCGCACCTTGGCCACCAGCCCCTGCAGGGTGGCCTGCTCCTGCGTGGTCAGGGGCGAGGCAGGCGCCAGCGTGCGCACGCGGCGGTCCTGAACACTTTGCGCCTGAGCATTTGGCGTTGGGGCCGAGGTGGGGTTCTGGGGCGAGGCACTCTGCTGGGCGCCGCCTGCCGACAGCAGGGCAGAGAGCAGGGCCACAAGGAAAGGGCGGACAGCGCCGCCCGCAGCTGACCTGAGGTTCATGGCGCATTGTCGGTCAGCGGCGGCCGGCATGCTGTGGCCAACATTTCTATGTGACTTGGGGCAGATTTCATGCAAATGACAGCCTTTTTCATGATAGGGCGGTGTGCCCGGCGGCGCATGGTCAGCGCTCGGGGTCGCGGCCGGGCAGTGGGGGGCGTAGGCCCAGTTGGCGCTCAGTCAACACGCTCAGGCGGGCCAGCACGGCGGGCCCACTCCAGCCAGTCACGCAGGCGGCGGCCAGCAGCAGCGCGGGGGCCACGGGGGCTGGCAGCGCGGCACTCAGCAGCGCTGTGACGGTCAGGGCGGCCACGCCAGCGGCCAGGGCCTGGGCAGCGGTGCGGCGCAGAGGTTGTCGCCCCGGGCGGGACAGCACGCGGGTCAGCTGGGTAAAGCTGCCCGCCACGAAGGCCAGCAGCAACAGGGGGGCCAGGGCGCTCAGCGCGGGGGGCAGGGAAGACGGGTCAGGCATGGTGGCCTCCGACGGCAGGGAAAAAGGGGCCCACGAACGAACGCGGTGCGATCTGCTGTCAGCATAATATGTCTATAGTCATAAAACAAGTCGCCGGTATGCAATCCCTCTCGGGGCAGGCGTTTACACTGCGCTCATGACCACCACCGTGCCCGGCAGTGATGTGGCCCTCTGGCTGCGCGAACAGCGGCGGCGCCAGGGTCTGGGGCAGGCCGAACTGTGCGCCCGCACCGCGCAGCACGGCGGCGAGGCCGGACGCGTGACCCAGCCGTATCTCAGCCGCCTGGAACGGGGCGAGCGCGCCCTGAGTGCCCTGACCCCCGAGCGGCAGGACGCCCTGCGCCGGGCGCTGAACCTGTCGCTCAGCGAGTGGACCGCCCGCACCGGCCTGCGGCCTCTGGCACCGCACCCCAGCGAGGACATCCTGAGCACCCTGGAACTGGTGCGCGTGCCGGTGCGCGCCCTCGCCACGGCCGGCCTGCCCACCGCCGAGGCCGAGGGCCGCGTGATTGATTACGAACTGGTGCCCCTGCGTGACCACCGCCCCGGCATGCTGGTGCTGGAGGTGCAGGGCGACTCCATGAGCACCGAGGCGGGCGGGATTCGCCCTGGAGACCGCGTGTACGTGGACCCCGGCGACCTGGACCTGCGCGAGGGCCGCATTTACGTGCTGCATGTGCCGGGCCTGGGCCTGACCGTCAAGCGCCTGCGCCGCTACAGCGATCACCTGTGGCTGAGCAGCGATAACCCCGACCACCCGCCCCTGAAGCCCGAGGAAGCGACGGTGGTGGGCCGTGTGTACTTTCACCAACCGCGCGGCCAGCGGCTTTAAGGCAGGCGAGGCGGGAGGAGACGGCCCAAGGCGTTGAGGGCTCCTTTTCTGGTCACGGGGGCCTCGTCTGCGGTGCCGCTTTGGCTATCGGCCTGAAGCGTTGTTGGAGCGCCCCAGATGGCAGCCGTCGGAATGATCCGTCCGCAGAGGGGGCCCACTCTCTGCGGCACGGCACGGGTCACTGCGGTCGGGTCAGCCGGCCCGGCCTGAACCGTTGCGGGCTCAGCGGTGGTCTTACAGCCTCCGCCGAATTCGTCCTGAGGCCAAAAAGCCGCCCTTCAACTCCGCCCGCGCCGCCTGTCTCTGGTG is part of the Deinococcus aquaedulcis genome and encodes:
- a CDS encoding S1C family serine protease, with translation MALLSALLSAGGAQQSASPQNPTSAPTPNAQAQSVQDRRVRTLAPASPLTTQEQATLQGLVAKVRPATVRVEQCSTPTCTSRDGVGTGVLISPDGLVLTAYHVIQGATVLSVQTEDRTRYVAQVVGYNDQDDLALLRVSVPAGTPYLRLAAARPAVGDIALAIGNGNGAFLKTKVGRLTGLDSDAGRADFPPGTLELNAPLVPGDSGGPVVNARGELTGIVSYISLRPQSRQPQSYAVPVTATDPRLAQLKAGAKLDAPVIGIFLGGPFSNLFFLPAEGFRELAPLLKLGDTPGAFFTSVSPGSPAAQAGLRPLVLNADAERVSGDIVTAVNGKRIVNFSEFQFAVRAYKPGDTITLSVLRDGKPLEVKLTLAGRSTVQN
- a CDS encoding XRE family transcriptional regulator; protein product: MTTTVPGSDVALWLREQRRRQGLGQAELCARTAQHGGEAGRVTQPYLSRLERGERALSALTPERQDALRRALNLSLSEWTARTGLRPLAPHPSEDILSTLELVRVPVRALATAGLPTAEAEGRVIDYELVPLRDHRPGMLVLEVQGDSMSTEAGGIRPGDRVYVDPGDLDLREGRIYVLHVPGLGLTVKRLRRYSDHLWLSSDNPDHPPLKPEEATVVGRVYFHQPRGQRL